Below is a genomic region from Actinomadura sp. NAK00032.
TCACCCCGACGCCCGTCGGGGCGGAGGTCGCCACCCGCGCCCGCGCCGCGCTCGCCGCCATCGACGACCTCAACGCCGCGCTCGCGCACCGGCTCCCCGCCGCGCCGCCGCTGCTGCGGATCGGGATCCAGGCGTGTCCCGCGCTGACCGGGCTCGGCGGGCACCTCGACGCGCTGCGCCCGGACGCGCGGCTGCAACTGCGGGTCGACCCGGGCGGCGGGCGCATCCCCGCCCTGCTCGGCTCCGGCGCGCTCGACATCGGCCTGTTCCAGGAGCCGGCCGGCCACGACCCGCGCCCGCGCGACGGGCTGCGCCGGCTCGTCCTGGTGGAGCGCGAGCCGCTGCTCGCCGGGATGTCGGCCGCCGGCCCGCTCGCCGCCGGACCGGCCGTCGACCTCGCCGACCTCGCCGACCGGGACTGGCTGGACGACCCGCTCGACGACGGCCCGTGGCCCGCCCACTTCCGCGCCGTGTGCGCGGCCGCCGGGTTCACCCCGCGGGTGCGGTACTGGTCGAGCGACTGGCAGATCTCGGCGTCGCTGATCCGGTCCGGGCGCGCCGTCGGCCTCTACCAGCCGACCGCCGCCTCCCGCGACGGGATCGCGTTCCGCCGCATCGCCGGCGACCCGCTGGCGCAGCGCGTGGTGCTGATGTGGCGTCCCGAGGCCGAACCGGCGGCGGAGCGGCTCCGCGCCGCCTTCACCGGTGTCTACCTCGGCCTCGTCCAGGCCCAGCGGATCTACCGCGAATGGTGGGACGAGCACCCCGAGGCGCACCCGGCACTGCTCGCCGCGCGGGTCCCGGAAGGGGGACCGGCCCCCGGGACCCGCGCGCCGAGCCGCTAGTAACCGCCCCTGCGGCGCCGCGCCACGGCGATGCCCGCGGCGGTCACCGCGCCGCCCGCGCCGAGCGCCAGCAGGGCCGGTGCCGGGCCCCGATCCGGCACCGGCTCGCGGACACCGGTCGCGGGCGAGTAGCCGCCGAGCTTCCCGGACCGCTGGTAGGCGGTCCCGGGGAGCTTGTCGGCGTACCGGGCGTGCACGAGCCGCTGGTACGCGGCCACCGTCACGCCCGCCTTCCCGACCGACGTCCGCGCGGTGTCGTTGAGGGCGGTGACCCGGCCGTCCTTCAGCCGGTACCAGGCGTGGATCTGCGGCTCGGTGAACACCGTGCCGCCGTTCGCCCGCGCCGGGTAGGCCGCCTCGTCCGACCCGGAGATGATGTTCATGACCTGCCAGCTCGCGCCGGACCGGGTCAGCCACATCGTCGCGTGCTGCCCGCTCGCCGACGCCGCGCCGACCGCCATGTAGGCGAACGTCGCGACCGGCGCGCTCTCACCCTTCACGAACGCCGGGTTCAGCGAGTAGACCTTCTGCACCGCCCCCTGGAGCCGCGGTGCCTTGGCCTGGGCCTGCGCCTTGGTGACGGCCTGGTTCGTCAACCGGCCGCGCTGGTGCTGGTCGAGGTGGACGAAGAACTCCGCGAGCCGCTGCTGCGCCGCGGGCGCCCGGGCGGCCTCCGCCGCGCCGGCCTCGCCGGACGGCGGGCCGGCGGCCAGCGCCGCGTTCCCGCCCATCAGCACGGTGCCGCCGATCACCGCACCGGCCGCGATCCTCATACTGGCGCGCATCTCAACCCCCGATCCTGGACAGGGCCTGGCCCCATCGGAACTGGTAGTTGCTGACGTAGCTGCTGTAGGACATCTCCCCGTAGCGGGGGCTGGACGGCCACGGGTCGCCGTAGGAGACCGTCTGGCCGGAGTAGCCGTAGATGACCTGGGCGTGGCCGCCGCCTGCCGTCCAGTAGATGCCGGTCAGGATCGGCCGCTGCCCGTTGATCTCGCCCTGCACCGACGCGAACGACAGCGGCCCGGAGACCTGCCCGGGGGAGAGCCCGAGCGCCTGGAACGCGCGCTGGTCGTACTCCAGGTAGCCGGCCTGGTTCGGGCAGTAGCTCCCGCGCGGGTAGCCGCGCCCGAGGTTGCAGAAGTCGTTCTGGCTGACGTTCCCCTTTCCGAAGAACTTGGCGATGGTCAGCCCGCTGGCGACCCAGCACCACTGGTTCTGCTGCTGCACCTGCTGCGTGATCGGCAGGTCCTGCGCCGAAGCCGCCGCGGCCGGTGCCGCGAGGGTGGCCGCCGCCACCCCCGCGGCACCGGCCGCGAGCCACCGGCGTGCCCGGGCGGGTCGGGTACGCGTTCTCATGCTTCCGCCATTTCTCCCGGCGTGGGGCGCGCCCCCCGCGCGACTCCCTGCCGGTGCCGGGGGAACTCCGGCCGGAAATCCCCGCGCGAGGAACCGAGGAACGCCACAAAAGTCGCACCGCACCCCGAACACGCGGAAATGTCAGCAGGCCATAACACGCCGCAATACCCGCCGCTCTGTGCCCGATGACCTGGACGCCCCGCCGCCGGCGGCGTTCACTGGAGTGCGTGGACGCACCACTCGACCGCGCGCCCGCCCGCGCGCCCGCGACCTGGTCGGGGCTCAACTGCTCCGTGCTCTTCTGCGACGTCGCGGGCTTCGGCGACCCGTCCCGCGACGACGACGACCGCCGCGTCGTCCGCGACGTCACCTACGGCGTCCTCCTGGCCGCCCTGGAGGCCTCGGACGTCCCGGCCGCCGACACCTACCGCGAGGACCGCAGCGACGGCGCCCTGGTGGTCGTCTCCCCGGCCGTCCCCACCGCCTCGCTGATCGACCCGCTCGCCGGGCACCTGGCCGTCGCGCTCCGCCGCCACAACCACCGCGCGAGCGCCGCCGTCCGCGTCCAGCTCCGCGTCGCCCTGCACGTCGGCCCCGTCGCGCCCGACGCCGAGGGCCTGAACGGCCAGGCCATCATCCAGGCCGCCCGCCTCATGGAGGCCCCGGCCCTCAAGACCGCCCTCGCCGAGAGGGGCGCCGACCTGGGCTTCATCGTCTCGTCGTTCGTCTACGACGCCTACGTCGCGCACCTGCACGGCGCACTCGACCCGAAGGCCTTCGAACCCGTGACGGTCACGGTGAAGGAGACCACCGCCGAGGCCTGGATGTACCTGGCAGGCCCCGCCCCGGATCTCGCACCGCGCCCGGCCATGGCCCCGGCGCCGCGCTCACCGGACTCCGACGGCCCCCAGGGAACCACCGTCTTCCACCACGTCGAGGTCCACGGCGACATGGTCCTCGGCGACAAGACCGTCCACGAGCGCTGACGGCCCGTCCGGCCAGCGCTCATCGACGCCGCGCAGCAGCCGCGCCCACTTCGCCGGCGACCGCGAGACCGCGAGGTTGCGCACCGCCGTGAACCGGAACAGCCAGGCCAGCGCCTCGTCCTTGAGGTCGTGCTCGGTCTCGTCCCGGTAGGCGGCGACGAAGGCGTCCGCGAGGTCCCAGCGCGGCCGGTCCGCGCCCAGGTGGGCCAGGTGCAGCCCGGCGAGCGCGACGTCGTACCACTGGACGTCCCAGTGCGCCCGGTCCCAGTCGACGATCTCGACGACCCGGCCGTCCCGGACGAGCAGGTTCTCGGTCCGCAGATCGTGGTGGGTGAGCCCCTTGGGGCCGAGGTAGAGCCCGACCCGCTCGGCGGCCAACCGGTCCAGCCCGGCCGTGACGGCCTCGATGTGGGCCGGCGGGCGCCCCCGCGACACCATGTCGTCGATCAGCGGGCCCGCCTTCCGGAGGACCCGGGTCATCGGCCAGTCGTAGACGTGGAGCCGGGTCCGCGCCGTGTCCAGGGACGCCCGGTCGACGACGCCGGCACTCCGGTGCACCAGGGCGAGCTTGCGCGCAGCGTCCCCGACCAGGGAGGCCGCCAGCCAGTCGGGGGCCGGATCGTGCTCGGTATGGGAGCGGACGAACCAGTGGTGTCGCGGACGCGCCACCCAGGAATGTCCCTTCCGGGTCCCGACTGGGGACCGCACCACGGAACTCGCCGCCGTATCGGCGAGTGCTCGCATAATTGCGAATTGCCACTCGAAAGGGACCCGTCCCCGCTCCCTGCGCACCTGGGAGATCAGGTACGTCCGGTCAGCGTGCCGGTACAGGTAGTGCAGGCTGTAGTGGCGGCGCGGGGCGCCCAGGAACAGCGGCCGGCGGTGGCCGTAATGCCGCCTGAGAATCCCACGGCAAGTGAGAAAACGGTCATTCGGGAGCAAGGTACGTCCCCGGGTGCGATAACAGGCCCCACATAGGCCTCAGCAGCAAATTGCACCACAGAAGAGCGACCGAAACTCATGAATAGAAAATCCACAACCAGTCGGGAGAGGGTTTTGGGCGAGCCGTCGGGCCGCGGGCGGGTCAGGGGTCGCCGAGGAGGTGGCTGAGCCGGCGGTCGAGGGCGTCCGCCTCGGCTTTAGTGGCGGCGGCGGACGGGTCGCCGGTGGCCTGGTGGATCTGGGCGAGCAGGCGGAGCGCCTTGATCTCCTCGTGCTGGACGCCGATCTGGGCCGCGAGGTCGCGGGCCAGGCGGACCCGGACGAGGGCGTCCTCGGGACGGTCCAGCCGCAGCAGGATCTCGCCGACGTTGCGCAGCGTGACGACCTTGCCGTAGCTGTGGCCGAGGTCGTTCTCCAGGCTCAGGCACTTCTCCGCCGTGCGCAGCGCCTTCCCGGCGATGCCCATCCGCAGGTACACCTTGCTCAGCAGGTCGAGGGAGCCGGCGATGCCGCGCTTGTCGTCGATCGTGTGGCACAGCCGCAGCGAGCGCTTCGCCGCGTTCCGGGCCTGGCCGAGCCGTCCGGCGTTCAGCTCGATGAGGCCGAGCGCGTTCAGGGTGTTGGCCTCGCCGTGCCGGTCGCCGATCTCGCGGCGGATCGCGAGCGAGCGGTTCGCGTCCTCCCTGGCCTCGGTGTACATGCCCATCCGCCGGTAGCAGCGGCTCAGGCTGTCGAGCGCCTCCGCCTCGCCGTGCCGGTCGCGCAGCTCCTGCAGGACGTCGAGCGCCTCCAGGC
It encodes:
- a CDS encoding LysR family transcriptional regulator; its protein translation is MDLGPHHLRMIEAIAATGSISKAAARLGLTQPAVSTMLRRVEGHLGAQLFVRSPEGVTPTPVGAEVATRARAALAAIDDLNAALAHRLPAAPPLLRIGIQACPALTGLGGHLDALRPDARLQLRVDPGGGRIPALLGSGALDIGLFQEPAGHDPRPRDGLRRLVLVEREPLLAGMSAAGPLAAGPAVDLADLADRDWLDDPLDDGPWPAHFRAVCAAAGFTPRVRYWSSDWQISASLIRSGRAVGLYQPTAASRDGIAFRRIAGDPLAQRVVLMWRPEAEPAAERLRAAFTGVYLGLVQAQRIYREWWDEHPEAHPALLAARVPEGGPAPGTRAPSR
- a CDS encoding papain-like cysteine protease family protein — its product is MRTRTRPARARRWLAAGAAGVAAATLAAPAAAASAQDLPITQQVQQQNQWCWVASGLTIAKFFGKGNVSQNDFCNLGRGYPRGSYCPNQAGYLEYDQRAFQALGLSPGQVSGPLSFASVQGEINGQRPILTGIYWTAGGGHAQVIYGYSGQTVSYGDPWPSSPRYGEMSYSSYVSNYQFRWGQALSRIGG
- a CDS encoding phosphotransferase — translated: MLPNDRFLTCRGILRRHYGHRRPLFLGAPRRHYSLHYLYRHADRTYLISQVRRERGRVPFEWQFAIMRALADTAASSVVRSPVGTRKGHSWVARPRHHWFVRSHTEHDPAPDWLAASLVGDAARKLALVHRSAGVVDRASLDTARTRLHVYDWPMTRVLRKAGPLIDDMVSRGRPPAHIEAVTAGLDRLAAERVGLYLGPKGLTHHDLRTENLLVRDGRVVEIVDWDRAHWDVQWYDVALAGLHLAHLGADRPRWDLADAFVAAYRDETEHDLKDEALAWLFRFTAVRNLAVSRSPAKWARLLRGVDERWPDGPSALVDGLVAEDHVAVDLDVVEDGGSLGAVGVR